GGTGACCCACCGCAAAGGTCACATTTCTCGGGTATGTTGCGCTCGTAGTCCCAAGTTATGGCCCCTATAGGGCAGGCGGAAACACAGGCCTGACACCCCGCACAATCCTCGTCGATGACCACTGCACCCGTGTCCGGCTGCCGCGATATACATTCTGCGGGACAAGCCCGAGCGCAGTACATATCGCCGCAATGTTGGCAGAAGACTGGCACATCCAATCCTGGCTCCGGGTAACCGCTGAAGACCCGGATCCGACTCTTAAGGGGCCGGAACCGCTTTTCGTGCTGAAACACGCAAGCGAGTTCGCAAGCACGACAGCCAACGCACTTCCGGGCGTCCGCCCGCAGTATCAACGCCATTTTCGGCTTCCCTCCTCACCACCCGACTCCGCCCTTAATAGCAGGCAGCAGCAACACAATATCACCGTGCTGCAGCCGCCTACTAAGCCCTCCATGCGTCGTCACGTTCCTCCCATTCACCAAGACCAACACGCCCGCCTTGAGTTTCCCGGCTGCCGGGTCGCCCAGGAAAGCACGAAACCCCTCAGCATACTGCCCCACCAGGAGTTCCAGTAGATCCCAAACCATGGTTCCGTCCGGCAGGCGAAGAATATCCCCGTCCCTGCCCGAAGCGTCCCGGAAAACCGCAAAGTACTTGACCCTTACTTCCACTGCCCCTACACCACTACATCTGCCAGCAGTTCCGCCAATCCGAGTTCCTCTGCCCGTGCCCGTAACGGTCGTCCCTCTTCGTCCCAACCCCTGAGACGGTAGAAATCGGATAGCATCTGCTCGAATCCATTCTGCGACAACCTATGCCCGGCGGCTGGCCCACTTTCCAGCGGATCGCAGAAGACGCGCTCAGGCAAGGTGTCGTCCTTGCGCGTAAAGCCCTCGCGGACGTTAAATGCCCGTGCGGTCATGGTGTGTTTCTTAGCCACGTGAGAGGTGCGGTTGCCTATTCTCACGATGAACTCTTCCATCAGCGAAGGCCACCTCGCGTTTACCACCGGCGTCACCACCATGCCTGTCAGCGCGCTAACGGCCTCCGCGTGCTCAGGGACCACGCCCATCATGTCGCAAATGACAAGGGAGTCCATCACGAGCTTGCGTTGTTCCAGAACTGCGGCTGCCTCCGCCTTACCCTCGGTAGCGAGTGGAGGCAAGTCCCCGTAAACCTCCAGTCTGGGTGTCCACGCCCTGAGGTGGCAGGCACCTCGATCGGAGATCGCGTAAGCCAGAGCCATACCTGCTGTTGCCCGAGGCTCGTAGCCAGGCATTTCGAGACCCTTCACATGCATGGCGAAGGCGTACGCCTCGGGAATATCCCACGCCTGTGCAAGTCGCTTCACGCCCTGGGACAGAAGATAACCCACGCCTTGGCGCAAGCCCATGAGGCGGATGGCTTCCAGCATGGCCTCCGCGTCCCCGAACCTCAGGTCAAGTCCTGCCAGGTCAGCCTTGGTCACGAGTCCGCGCTCGTAGCACTCCATGGCAAAGGCAATTGTCACACCGGTCGAGATGGTGTCCAGACCGAGGTCGTCACACAACTGGTTAGCCCTGGCGATAGCCTCGATGCTGGATACACCACAGTTCGACCCCAAAGCGAAGATAGTCTCGTATTCCGGCCCTACCACCGCCCCGGCGTACGGACCGCTTTCGACTCGGACAAACTTACCGCAGGCCACTGTGCACGCTTGGCAACCACGGTTCCTGACGAATATCCGCTCCCTCATGGCCTGACCGGATATACAATCAATGCTGTCAAAACGACCATCCGAGAAATTGCGGGTGGGCAGCATTCCCTGCTCGTTTAGGACGTCGGTAAACATGGTGGTGCCGAAACGGACCAGCGAATCCGTCCACGCGTCGCCCCCGAGCCGGAGATCCCTGAGCCTTTGGAATAGCTTCCCGCAGGCGTCTTCGAACCGAGCCGGCTTTGCCACGTGGACGGGCTTGGTGCCGCTGACCGCCACCGCTTTCAAGTTCTTGGAGCCCATTACTGCCCCGAGTCCGCCTCGGCCGGCCTGCCGATACAGGTCATGGCTGATATTGGCGAGAGGCGAAAGCCTTTCTCCGGCTGGCCCGATAACGGCCACTTGGTATCGGATGCCCAAACGCTCCTTGATTTTCTTCTCTGCCTCCCACGCCCCCAATCCCCACAGGTCACGAGCGGGCATGAATTCCACGCGATCATCGGTGATCACGAGTACAGAGGGTTCAGGGCATTTATCCTTAATCACTACGGCATCGTAACCGGCGTACTTGATAGCAGACGCTAGGAATCCCCCCACCGTGCAATCGCAGTAAGCTCCTGTAGCCGGAGATTTCGTCACGAGCACGCATTTTGCGGCCAGCGGAACCAGGGTACCGTTGACGGGACCCGTCACGAAAATCAGCGGATTCTGCTCCCCAAGGGGATCGACCTGGGGAACAGTTTCTTCGTAAAGCAAGCGGCTTCCCAAAGCGCGACCACCCAACAGGAGGGCACGCTCTTCACGCAAGGGAACGGCCCGTACATCCTGAGTACCCAGGTGTACATGCAAGACTTTCCCGGCGAATCCGCCGTACACGCTCCCACCCTCCCTCGACCATCGAGCGGGGATCCAACAAATCCGGTCGCTCACCCTTCCACCCGCCCGGTTTCCGCCGGATCCCCGCTCATCCCGTAGGCTCAATCCATCACCGATAGTCGCCCAGACCCGACCGCTTCAACCCGCCAAACCAAGGGCCGCCGGCAAGTAGTAAAAGACGTACAAACCGATTACCAGCACGATCCCCACGGCAACGCCGGCCAGATAATAATTCCGTGTGGTAATCCACTGGCTGGCCGAAACCGACTCAACGGGAGCGAGGAGACCTCGCCTGTAGTCCATCTCCTCAGGTGTAGGCCGGGTCAGCAAAGACCCCGCTACCATTCCGACCGCGCTCAGGACAATGCCCACGAGGGTGGGGTCGAGGTAAATGGGAAGGCTTAACCGACCAAAAGATTTCAAGGCCTGCATCACCACCACGCCTGAGGACCCCAGAAGCACGGAAGCGATAGCACCCGCTCGGGTCACCCGCGGCCAGTGGACGCTCGCGAAGGCCAAGAGTCCCCAAGATGCGGCGAAGAGGGTTGCCGCAAAATAAGCGATCCAGAGGATAGCGGGGGGCGGGGAAAGGGTCAGCAGCATAGCTATCAACGCCACAACGCCCATGCAAATGCGCGACACACGAAGTACGAAGCGCTCCTCTGCCGGTTGCCCCCGACGAACGAACGGCAGAATATCGTACGCCAGTGAGAAACCGACCAGGGAGAGGAAGGTGGAACAGGAAGATAGTCCCGCAGCGAAGATGGCACAGATGGTCAACACGCCCAGCCAGGTTGGTACCACGCTCGGGTTCATGCTCGCCCAAATGAGAACCCTTTCAAAAGGCTTGACGTTTGGGTTAATGACAGCTACGGATGCAGCTCCGAACTGCAGAACAAGATACATCACGCTGAACGCGAGCATAGCAACGATCCCAGAGCGCAGGACAACATGTTCACTGGCTGCCATCTGGTAACGGCTAGCCTGCCACGGGCTCGTTCCCACTACTAGAAACCAAATTACTCCTATCAGGAACGCCCACACCAAAGCGTCGGACGGGTTAGCCCAAATTGCCCCTTCTCCAGTTAACCCATGCCACTTGAGGATATCGGGGCGAGCAGGTAGCCTAGACAGGCTTTCCACCGCGCTGTGCCATCCACCGGCCGCCGACAGGATAAACGGAACCACTAGCAACGCCGCCAGCGTGAATGCGAGGAACATTATGGTATCAGTAATGATGACACCGCGAGAGCCAGCGTAAAACGTAAATGAGCCATAAACTACGAATGCTATGACGAGAGCCCACCGATACGGTATGCCGAGAAGCTCACTCAAGAGGAGCCCCAAGCCCTGATTGACCGCAACGAGGTAACAGCCGATACCCACCACCGTGATCGTTCCCATTATTATCCGAAGCAACGGGGAGTTGAAGCGCTTGCCGAAATACTCGGGCACCGTTAAGGCCTGCGACCTCCGCAGGTAGCGACCAAAGTA
This portion of the Bacillota bacterium genome encodes:
- a CDS encoding aldehyde ferredoxin oxidoreductase family protein; amino-acid sequence: MYGGFAGKVLHVHLGTQDVRAVPLREERALLLGGRALGSRLLYEETVPQVDPLGEQNPLIFVTGPVNGTLVPLAAKCVLVTKSPATGAYCDCTVGGFLASAIKYAGYDAVVIKDKCPEPSVLVITDDRVEFMPARDLWGLGAWEAEKKIKERLGIRYQVAVIGPAGERLSPLANISHDLYRQAGRGGLGAVMGSKNLKAVAVSGTKPVHVAKPARFEDACGKLFQRLRDLRLGGDAWTDSLVRFGTTMFTDVLNEQGMLPTRNFSDGRFDSIDCISGQAMRERIFVRNRGCQACTVACGKFVRVESGPYAGAVVGPEYETIFALGSNCGVSSIEAIARANQLCDDLGLDTISTGVTIAFAMECYERGLVTKADLAGLDLRFGDAEAMLEAIRLMGLRQGVGYLLSQGVKRLAQAWDIPEAYAFAMHVKGLEMPGYEPRATAGMALAYAISDRGACHLRAWTPRLEVYGDLPPLATEGKAEAAAVLEQRKLVMDSLVICDMMGVVPEHAEAVSALTGMVVTPVVNARWPSLMEEFIVRIGNRTSHVAKKHTMTARAFNVREGFTRKDDTLPERVFCDPLESGPAAGHRLSQNGFEQMLSDFYRLRGWDEEGRPLRARAEELGLAELLADVVV
- a CDS encoding MoaD family protein, whose translation is MEVRVKYFAVFRDASGRDGDILRLPDGTMVWDLLELLVGQYAEGFRAFLGDPAAGKLKAGVLVLVNGRNVTTHGGLSRRLQHGDIVLLLPAIKGGVGW
- a CDS encoding sodium:solute symporter family protein, with the translated sequence MTGPWSFAVGVFVSFALYVAVGNYAGARVKTLSDYYVSGRAAPTILVVGTLVASYLSTVCFMGEVGFSYQGYLLPLLTLAIMSGAGYPVGSIYFGRYLRRSQALTVPEYFGKRFNSPLLRIIMGTITVVGIGCYLVAVNQGLGLLLSELLGIPYRWALVIAFVVYGSFTFYAGSRGVIITDTIMFLAFTLAALLVVPFILSAAGGWHSAVESLSRLPARPDILKWHGLTGEGAIWANPSDALVWAFLIGVIWFLVVGTSPWQASRYQMAASEHVVLRSGIVAMLAFSVMYLVLQFGAASVAVINPNVKPFERVLIWASMNPSVVPTWLGVLTICAIFAAGLSSCSTFLSLVGFSLAYDILPFVRRGQPAEERFVLRVSRICMGVVALIAMLLTLSPPPAILWIAYFAATLFAASWGLLAFASVHWPRVTRAGAIASVLLGSSGVVVMQALKSFGRLSLPIYLDPTLVGIVLSAVGMVAGSLLTRPTPEEMDYRRGLLAPVESVSASQWITTRNYYLAGVAVGIVLVIGLYVFYYLPAALGLAG